Proteins co-encoded in one Quercus robur chromosome 8, dhQueRobu3.1, whole genome shotgun sequence genomic window:
- the LOC126697541 gene encoding glycerol-3-phosphate acyltransferase 5-like gives MEINTEMEKSQMDSVVAELEGVLLKDPDPFSYFMLVAFEASGLIRFALLLMLWPLICLLNVMGLENVSFNLMIFVAFVGVRESEIESVARAVLTKFYMDDIDMEAWKVFSSYDRRVVVTKTPRVMVERFVKEHLRADEVIGSELVVNRFGFATGFVKKDIRSISDRVAKLFVDETPSLGLGRPASTGSSFMSLCKEQMYTPFITNKKHDHQPLFPLAPVIFHDGRLVKRPTPSTALLILLWMPFGILLAISRISLGLMLPIRAAPYLSKIFGGKVIVKGKPPPPVSSGNPGVLFVCTHRTLMDPVVLSTVLGRRTPAVTYSISRLSEMISPIPTVRLTRSREVDSEKIKQELARGDLVVCPEGTTCREPFLLRFSALFAELTDRIVPVAMNYRVAFFHATTARGWKGLDPIFFFMNPRPIYEVTFLNQLPVEATCSSGKNPHDVANYVQRILAATLGFECTNFTRKDKYRVLAGNDGSVSYISFVDQIKKVVSTFKPFIH, from the exons ATGGAAATCAACACAGAAATGGAAAAATCCCAAATGGACTCAGTTGTTGCAGAGCTCGAAGGTGTTCTTCTCAAGGACCCTGACCCTTTTTCCTACTTCATGTTAGTTGCCTTCGAGGCCTCGGGTTTGATTAGGTTTGcgttgttgttaatgttatGGCCATTGATTTGCTTGCTGAACGTGATGGGGTTGGAGAATGTGAGCTTCAATCTCATGATCTTTGTTGCATTCGTGGGTGTACGTGAATCCGAGATTGAATCAGTGGCTAGAGCGGTCTTGACAAAGTTTTACATGGATGATATAGATATGGAGGCGTGGAAAGTGTTTAGCTCGTATGATAGGAGAGTTGTGGTGACTAAGACACCAAGGGTTATGGTGGAGAGGTTTGTGAAGGAGCATTTGCGAGCTGATGAGGTCATTGGAAGTGAACTTGTTGTGAACCGCTTTGGGTTTGCCACAGGGTTCGTGAAGAAGGATATTCGTTCTATCTCTGATAGGGTGGCAAAGCTGTTTGTGGATGAAACACCAAGTTTGGGATTAGGAAGGCCTGCATCTACTGGTTCTTCGTTCATGTCACTATGCAAG GAACAAATGTACACACCATTTATCACCAACAAAAAGCATGACCACCAGCCCCTCTTCCCCCTAGCCCCAGTGATCTTCCATGATGGCCGCCTAGTAAAGCGGCCAACACCATCCACAGCACTCTTGATCCTCCTATGGATGCCTTTTGGCATCTTACTTGCAATAAGCCGCATTAGTTTGGGACTAATGCTACCAATAAGGGCAGCTCCCTACTTGTCTAAAATATTTGGTGGCAAGGTTATTGTCAAGGGCAAACCACCCCCACCTGTGTCAAGTGGCAACCCTGGGGTACTATTTGTGTGCACTCACCGAACCCTAATGGACCCTGTTGTCCTCTCCACAGTACTTGGTCGTAGAACCCCAGCTGTAACATACTCCATTTCTCGATTATCAGAAATGATTTCACCAATCCCGACTGTTAGATTGACACGTAGCCGCGAAGTTGACTCGGAGAAAATCAAGCAAGAATTAGCCAGAGGGGACCTAGTGGTTTGTCCTGAAGGAACAACATGTAGGGAACCTTTTCTTTTAAGGTTTAGTGCTCTATTTGCTGAATTAACTGATCGAATTGTGCCGGTGGCAATGAATTATCGTGTTGCTTTCTTCCATGCTACCACAGCTAGGGGTTGGAAAGGGTTGGACcccattttcttcttcatgAATCCTAGGCCAATCTATGAGGTCACGTTCTTGAACCAATTACCAGTGGAAGCAACATGTTCATCTGGGAAAAATCCACATGATGTTGCAAACTATGTGCAAAGGATATTGGCTGCTACGTTGGGGTTTGAGTGCACAAACTTTACTAGGAAGGACAAGTACAGGGTTTTGGCTGGAAATGATGGAAGTGTGTCATATATCTCGTTCGTTGATCAGATTAAGAAGGTGGTGAGCACTTTCAAGCCGTTTATTCACTAA
- the LOC126697538 gene encoding probable E3 ubiquitin-protein ligase RHC2A yields METTASYWCYRCSRFVRASGQDGSVTCPDCESGFVEAMEEDPPRTVHVDSRRRRIPAAAMYMIGAPHPHHLHHHHHHLHGSNNSSHHNQSNSSGPTLRRLRRTGPDRSPFNPVIVLRGGPSDGREARGFELFYDDGSGSGLRPLPPSMSDFLLGSGFDRLLEQLSQIELNGVVARYENPPASKSAIESMPTIEIDETQVESHCAVCKEQFEFGSEAREMPCKHIYHSDCILPWLLIRNSCPVCRHELPTDTETVAAAAPVESTTAAAAAAVQNGSENIGLTIWRLPGGGFAVGRFSGPRGRIGERELPVVYTEMDGGFNNGAAVRRVAWSMRAGGGGGGGGGQENGGFGRTVRNLLSCFRGSNSGSGSGSGSNSDARTTRRRRSVSAGRSRRRRTWSMDVNNGAREW; encoded by the coding sequence atggaAACGACGGCGTCGTATTGGTGTTACCGGTGCAGTCGGTTCGTTAGAGCTTCGGGTCAGGACGGATCGGTAACATGCCCCGACTGCGAAAGCGGGTTTGTGGAGGCAATGGAAGAGGATCCACCCCGGACTGTCCACGTGGACTCCAGGCGTAGGAGAATCCCTGCGGCTGCGATGTACATGATCGGTGCCCCTCACccccaccacctccaccaccaccaccaccacctccacggCAGCAACAATAGCAGCCACCACAACCAAAGCAACAGTTCCGGCCCAACTCTCCGCCGGCTGAGGAGAACCGGGCCGGACCGGTCTCCTTTCAACCCGGTCATCGTTCTCCGCGGCGGGCCCTCTGATGGCAGAGAGGCGCGTGGGTTCGAGCTCTTTTACGACGACGGAAGCGGGTCGGGTCTTAGGCCGTTGCCGCCTAGCATGTCGGATTTTCTGTTGGGGTCCGGATTCGATCGGCTTTTGGAGCAACTGTCGCAGATCGAATTGAACGGCGTGGTCGCGAGGTACGAGAACCCGCCGGCTTCGAAGTCGGCGATCGAGTCGATGCCCACGATCGAAATTGACGAGACCCAGGTAGAGTCTCACTGTGCTGTTTGTAAAGAGCAATTCGAATTCGGATCCGAAGCTCGAGAAATGCCGTGTAAGCATATATACCACTCTGATTGTATTCTTCCTTGGCTTTTGATTCGGAATTCTTGCCCAGTTTGTCGCCACGAGCTTCCCACTGATACGGAAACCGTAGCGGCGGCTGCGCCGGTGGAGTCTACGActgcggcggcggcggcggctgTTCAGAATGGGTCTGAGAATATTGGGTTGACGATTTGGAGGCTTCCCGGAGGTGGGTTTGCGGTGGGGAGGTTTTCTGGGCCGAGAGGGAGAATTGGGGAGCGAGAGCTTCCGGTGGTGTATACGGAAATGGATGGTGGGTTTAACAATGGCGCTGCGGTGAGGCGGGTTGCGTGGTCGATGAGAGcgggtggaggaggaggaggaggaggagggcaAGAGAATGGTGGGTTTGGCCGTACGGTCAGGAATTTGTTGTCTTGTTTTCGAGGCTCGAATTCGGGTTCAGGTTCGGGTTCTGGGTCTAATTCAGATGCCAGAACGACAAGGAGGAGGAGATCAGTATCGGCAGGGAGGTCGAGGAGGCGGAGGACTTGGTCTATGGATGTTAATAATGGGGCTAGAGAATGGTGA